The following are encoded in a window of Eschrichtius robustus isolate mEscRob2 chromosome 1, mEscRob2.pri, whole genome shotgun sequence genomic DNA:
- the ANPEP gene encoding LOW QUALITY PROTEIN: aminopeptidase N (The sequence of the model RefSeq protein was modified relative to this genomic sequence to represent the inferred CDS: inserted 1 base in 1 codon), with product MAKGFYISKALGILVILLGVAAIATIIALSVVYAQEKNKNAAVDPTSPATTLTTTITAATTLDQSKPWNRYRLPTTLLPDSYKVTLRPYLTPNENGLYIFKGTSIVRFICKDPTDVIIIHSKKLNYTTTQGHMVALRGVGAFSVPNIDRTELVEPTEYLVVHLKGLLEAGRMYEMESKFQGELADDLAGFYRSEYMEGNVKKVLATTQMQSADARKSFPCFDEPAMKATFNITLIYPKELTALSNMPPKGPSVPLAEDPNWKVTEFQTTPVMSTYLLAYIVSEFTSVETRAPNDVQIRIWARPNATAQNHGIYALNVTGPILNFFANHFDTPYPLPKSDQIALPDFNAGAMENWGLVTYRENSLLFDPQASSSSNKERVVTVIAHELAHQWFGNLVTLAWWNDLWLNEGFASYVEYLGADHAEPTWNLKDLMVPNDLYRVMAVDALASSHPLTTPAEEVNTPAQISEMFDSISYSKGASVIRMLSEFLTEDLFRKGLASYLHAFAYQNTTYLDLWEHLQMAVNNQSTIKLPGTVRDIMDRWTLQMGFPVITVDTKTGSISQKHFLLDPESTVTRPSAFNYLWIVPISSIRSGYPQNHYWLQGNAATQNDLFKTQADEWVLLNVNVTGYYQVNYDENNWRKIQNQLQIKPLTIPVINRAQIIYDSFNLASAHIVPVTLALNNTLFLINEKEYMPWQAALSSLRYFKLMFDRSEVYGPMKNYLRNQVEPLFLYFENLTKNWTLRPESLMDQYNEINAISTACSNGLPKCEELAKNLYNQWMEDPQNNPIHPNLRSTIYCNAIAQGDQKEWDFAWRQLQQVQLVNEADKLRSALACTNKVWLLNRYLSYTLKPDLIRKQDATSTINSIASNVLGQSLAWDFVQSNWKKLFQDYGGGSFSFSNLIQAVTRRFSTEFELQQLEQFKKNNMDVGFGSGTRALEQALEKTKANIKWVKENKEVVLNWFTKHSQIVPXPYSHLAPM from the exons ATGGCCAAAGGATTCTACATATCCAAGGCCCTGGGCATCCTGGTCATCCTCCTGGGCGTGGCGGCCATAGCCACCATCATCGCTCTGTCTGTGGTGTATGCCCAGGAGAAGAACAAGAATGCCGCCGTGGACCCCACGAGCCCCGCGACCACCCtgaccaccaccatcaccgcggCCACCACCTTGGACCAGAGCAAGCCGTGGAACCGATACCGCCTACCCACGACACTGTTGCCCGACTCCTACAAGGTGACACTGAGGCCCTACCTCACTCCCAATGAGAATGGCCTGTATATCTTCAAGGGCACAAGCATCGTCCGCTTCATCTGCAAGGACCCCACTGACGTCATCATCATCCATAGCAAGAAGCTCAACTACACCACAACCCAGGGGCACATGGTGGCCCTGCGGGGCGTGGGGGCCTTCTCGGTCCCCAACATCGACAGGACCGAGCTGGTAGAGCCCACGGAGTATCTGGTGGTGCACCTCAAGGGCTTGCTGGAGGCAGGCAGAATGTACGAGATGGAGAGTAAGTTTCAGGGGGAGCTGGCCGACGACCTGGCAGGCTTCTACCGCAGCGAGTACATGGAAGGCAATGTCAAAAA GGTGCTGGCCACGACACAGATGCAGTCTGCAGATGCCCGGAAATCCTTCCCGTGCTTTGACGAGCCGGCCATGAAGGCCACATTTAACATCACCCTCATCTACCCCAAGGAACTCACGGCCCTGTCCAACATGCCGCCCAAAG GTCCCAGTGTCCCGCTTGCAGAAGACCCCAACTGGAAGGTCACTGAGTTCCAAACCACGCCTGTAATGTCCACATACCTTCTGGCCTACATCGTGAGCGAGTTCACGAGTGTGGAGACAAGGGCACCCAACGACGTCCAG ATCCGGATCTGGGCTCGGCCTAATGCAACTGCACAGAACCATGGCATTTATGCCCTGAATGTGACAGGTCCCATCCTAAACTTCTTTGCCAATCATTTTGATACACCCTACCCACTCCCAAAATCTG ACCAGATTGCCTTGCCTGACTTCAACGCCGGTGCCATGGAGAACTGGGGGCTGGTGACCTACCGGGAGAACTCGCTGCTGTTTGACCCACAGGCCTCCTCCAGCAGCAACAAAGAGCGGGTTGTCACTGTGATTGCTCATGAGCTGGCCCACCAG tgGTTTGGGAACTTGGTGACCCTGGCCTGGTGGAATGATCTTTGGCTGAACGAGGGCTTTGCCTCCTACGTGGAGTACCTGGGTGCTGACCATGCAGAGCCCACCTGGAATCTG AAAGACCTCATGGTGCCGAACGATTTGTACCGTGTGATGGCTGTGGATGCACtggcctcctcccacccccttacCACCCCTGCCGAGGAGGTCAACACACCCGCCCAGATCAGCGAGATGTTTGACTCCATCTCCTACAGCAAG GGAGCCTCGGTCATCAGGATGCTTTCTGAGTTCCTGACTGAGGACCTGTTCAGGAAGGGCCTGGCG TCCTACTTGCATGCCTTTGCCTATCAGAACACCACCTACCTGGACCTGTGGGAACACCTGCAGATG GCTGTAAACAATCAGTCGACCATCAAGCTGCCAGGCACCGTGCGTGACATCATGGACCGCTGGACCCTGCAGATGGGCTTCCCTGTCATCACCGTGGACACCAAGACAGGGAGCATCTCCCAGAAGCACTTCCTGCTTGACCCCGAGTCCACCGTCACCCGCCCCTCAGCATTCAA CTACCTGTGGATTGTTCCCATCTCATCTATCAGAAGTGGCTACCCGCAGAACCACTACTGGCTGCAGGGCAACGCAGCAA CCCAGAATGATCTGTTCAAAACCCAAGCGGATGAGTGGGTCCTGCTAAATGTCAACGTGACGGGCTATTACCAGGTGAACTACGATGAGAACAACTGGAGGAAGATTCAGAATCAGCTGCAGATAAAACCATTG ACCATCCCTGTCATCAATCGGGCGCAGATCATCTACGACAGCTTCAACCTGGCCAG TGCCCATATAGTCCCTGTCACCCTGGCGCTGAACAACACCCTCTTCCTGATCAACGAGAAAGAGTACATGCCCTGGCAGGCCGCCCTGAGCAGCCTGAGGTACTTCAAGCTCATGTTCGACCGATCCGAGGTCTACGGCCCCATGAAG aaTTACCTCAGGAATCAGGTTGAACCCCTCTTCCTGTATTTTGAAAATCTCACCAAAAACTGGACTCTGCGCCCAGAAAGCCTGATGGACCA gtacaatgagattaatgccATCAGCACTGCCTGCTCCAATGGGCTGCCTAAGTGTGAGGAGCTGGCCAAGAACCTTTACAACCAGTGGATGGAGGACCCCCAAAATAACCC GATCCACCCCAACCTGCGGTCCACCATCTACTGCAATGCCATCGCCCAGGGCGACCAGAAAGAGTGGGACTTCGCCTGGAGGCAGTTACAACAAGTCCAACTGGTTAATGAAGCTGACAAACTCCGCTCAGCGCTGGCCTGCACCAACAAGGTCTGGCTCCTGAACAG GTACCTGAGTTACACCCTGAAGCCAGACCTCATCCGGAAGCAGGATGCCACCTCCACCATTAACAGTATTGCCAGCAACGTCCTCGGGCAATCTCTGGCCTGGGACTTTGTCCAGAGCAACTGGAAGAAACTCTTTCAGGA TTATGGCGGtggttccttctccttctccaacCTCATCCAGGCTGTGACCCGAAGATTCTCCACTGAGTTCGAGCTGCAGCAG